In a genomic window of Nodosilinea sp. E11:
- the trxA gene encoding thioredoxin → MAAAQVTDSTFKQEVLESTVPVLVDFWAPWCGPCRMVAPVVEEIAEQYDGQIKVVKVNTDENPSIASQYGIRSIPTLMIFKEGQRVDMVVGAVPKTTLANTLEKYL, encoded by the coding sequence ATGGCAGCCGCTCAGGTAACAGACTCTACATTCAAGCAAGAAGTTCTCGAAAGCACCGTCCCCGTTTTGGTTGACTTTTGGGCCCCCTGGTGTGGGCCTTGCCGCATGGTGGCTCCGGTGGTCGAAGAAATTGCTGAGCAGTACGACGGCCAGATAAAAGTTGTTAAAGTTAACACTGACGAAAATCCCAGCATTGCCAGCCAGTACGGCATTCGCAGCATTCCCACCCTAATGATCTTCAAAGAAGGGCAGCGGGTTGATATGGTCGTGGGTGCAGTGCCCAAAACCACCCTTGCCAACACCCTCGAAAAGTATCTCTAG